A region from the Deinococcus fonticola genome encodes:
- a CDS encoding cyclic-di-AMP receptor, whose protein sequence is MKLVLAVIQDADAPGLIRYLSENSFDVTKLASTGGFLREGNTTLMIGVEDQRLEQLKTIIGHKCRARTRLVAQSVPVGEPNEGGVPQDPVEVPVGGAVMFVLGVQEFLKV, encoded by the coding sequence ATGAAACTTGTTCTGGCCGTCATTCAGGACGCAGACGCCCCAGGGCTGATCCGGTACCTGTCCGAGAATTCTTTTGACGTCACCAAACTGGCCAGCACCGGCGGGTTTCTGCGTGAAGGCAACACCACCCTGATGATCGGCGTCGAGGATCAGCGGCTGGAGCAACTGAAGACCATCATCGGGCACAAGTGCCGCGCCCGCACCCGGCTGGTGGCGCAGTCCGTCCCGGTCGGCGAACCCAACGAGGGCGGCGTGCCGCAAGACCCTGTGGAAGTCCCTGTGGGCGGCGCAGTGATGTTCGTGCTGGGCGTGCAGGAATTCCTGAAAGTCTAG
- a CDS encoding transcriptional regulator, translating into MFNPPTLEDLQETRRANEKLVLRALESKPEWVETELAKTTGLALSHLRAALASLLDQGRVRRLPGTGTRAVYGLADPGLADVPATPLTADALKVRDYLEGRADSALYMSEQLRMTREDVMAALSLLNAHGQITCTFVGSLVIFRLKETQALGQEQTAPEKEKAGRKKQVALA; encoded by the coding sequence ATGTTCAACCCCCCAACCCTTGAAGACCTCCAGGAAACGCGCCGCGCCAACGAGAAACTGGTGCTAAGGGCGCTGGAAAGTAAACCCGAGTGGGTGGAAACCGAACTCGCCAAGACCACCGGCCTGGCCCTCTCGCACCTGCGGGCCGCGCTGGCCAGCCTGCTCGACCAGGGCCGCGTGCGCCGCCTGCCCGGCACCGGTACCCGCGCCGTGTATGGCCTGGCCGACCCTGGCCTGGCCGACGTGCCCGCCACGCCCCTGACCGCCGACGCGCTGAAAGTCCGCGATTATCTGGAAGGCCGCGCCGACAGCGCCCTGTACATGAGTGAGCAACTGCGCATGACCCGTGAAGACGTCATGGCCGCCCTGAGCCTGCTGAACGCGCACGGACAGATCACCTGCACCTTCGTGGGCAGCCTGGTGATCTTCCGCCTGAAAGAAACCCAGGCGCTCGGCCAGGAGCAGACCGCGCCCGAAAAGGAAAAAGCCGGCCGCAAGAAACAGGTGGCCCTGGCCTGA
- the argJ gene encoding bifunctional glutamate N-acetyltransferase/amino-acid acetyltransferase ArgJ, giving the protein MTFPRGFRAAALAAGLKPSGKTDLSCVVSSADCAWAFAGTRSTTAAASVLRNRELYASGQSVRALVVNAGVANAATGRQGAQDNAAMADALGSVLNIPEDAVLTASTGIIGHLLPMDKVLSGIEHLPEELSDAALPFATAIMTTDTKPKTASVTLPGGARIVGMAKGSGMIHPDMATMFAFAFSDAQVPQDALRAAFPGIVARTFNAVTVDGDTSTSDLTAVLANGQAGPVELPAFLTALEGVMRDLARQIAADGEGASKLLTVRVGGAASEAEALTAARTCCVSPLLKSAVHGSDPNWGRVIMAVGRSGAKVDIEKMQVSVQGIPVFAGKPLAYDAANTSAEMKAASEVVFDINLGVGQARGEAWGCDLSAEYVSINADYTT; this is encoded by the coding sequence CTGACTTTTCCACGCGGGTTCCGGGCGGCGGCGCTGGCGGCGGGCCTGAAGCCCAGTGGCAAAACCGACCTGAGTTGCGTGGTCAGCAGCGCCGACTGTGCCTGGGCTTTTGCTGGCACGCGCAGCACCACCGCCGCTGCCAGTGTGTTGCGTAACCGTGAACTGTACGCCTCGGGGCAGTCAGTGCGGGCGCTGGTCGTGAATGCCGGCGTGGCGAACGCCGCCACCGGCCGCCAGGGCGCACAGGACAACGCCGCCATGGCCGACGCGCTGGGCAGTGTCCTGAACATCCCCGAGGACGCCGTCCTGACCGCCAGCACCGGCATCATCGGGCACCTGCTGCCCATGGACAAGGTGCTGAGCGGCATCGAGCATCTGCCGGAGGAACTGTCGGACGCGGCCCTGCCGTTTGCCACGGCGATCATGACCACCGACACGAAACCCAAGACCGCCAGCGTGACGCTGCCCGGTGGGGCCCGCATCGTCGGCATGGCGAAGGGCAGCGGCATGATTCATCCGGATATGGCGACCATGTTCGCCTTCGCGTTCAGCGACGCCCAGGTGCCGCAGGACGCCTTGCGGGCCGCTTTTCCCGGCATCGTGGCCCGCACCTTCAACGCCGTGACGGTGGACGGCGACACCAGCACCAGTGACCTGACGGCAGTGCTGGCGAACGGCCAGGCGGGGCCGGTCGAGTTGCCGGCTTTCCTGACGGCGCTGGAGGGCGTCATGCGTGACCTGGCCCGCCAGATCGCGGCCGATGGCGAGGGAGCCTCGAAACTCCTGACAGTGCGCGTGGGCGGGGCCGCCAGCGAGGCCGAAGCCCTGACCGCCGCCCGCACCTGCTGCGTCAGCCCGCTGTTGAAAAGTGCCGTTCACGGCAGCGACCCGAACTGGGGCCGCGTGATCATGGCGGTGGGCCGCAGCGGCGCAAAGGTGGACATCGAAAAAATGCAGGTCAGTGTGCAGGGTATTCCGGTTTTTGCCGGCAAACCACTCGCCTATGACGCGGCGAACACCAGTGCCGAAATGAAGGCCGCCAGCGAAGTGGTGTTTGACATCAACCTGGGAGTGGGGCAGGCGCGGGGCGAAGCCTGGGGCTGTGACCTCAGCGCCGAGTACGTCAGTATCAACGCCGACTACACCACCTGA
- a CDS encoding aldo/keto reductase family protein yields the protein MEFRNLGKSGLKVSEVALGGWETYGVSDDASRHIQDIVRRAYDLGVNYFDQADVYARGKSEELMGGVLKDFPRHTLVLASKVFWPMSDHVNDRGLSRKHVLESIDGSLRRLGTDYLDIYFAHRYDPDVPMEEIVMAFDQVIRDGKALYWGTSMWPAARIAQAVEFARAHGFHAPVTEQPEYSMIRRDRVEQEILPYTEGAGIGLVVWSPLAMGLLTGKYDNGKPEGARLTEKENWGNNFLTEENIQKVRDLKPIADDLGITRAQLALAWLLRQKGVSSVITGATKVSQIEDTVKAAGVRLSDDVQRRIEEILKPV from the coding sequence ATGGAATTCAGGAACCTCGGCAAAAGTGGCTTGAAAGTTTCCGAAGTGGCCCTGGGCGGCTGGGAAACCTACGGCGTCAGCGACGACGCGTCGCGCCACATTCAGGACATCGTGCGCCGCGCCTACGATCTGGGCGTCAATTACTTCGATCAGGCCGACGTGTACGCCCGTGGCAAGTCCGAGGAACTGATGGGTGGCGTCCTCAAGGACTTCCCGCGTCACACGCTGGTCCTGGCCAGCAAAGTGTTCTGGCCCATGAGCGACCACGTCAACGACCGGGGCCTCTCGCGCAAGCACGTGCTGGAAAGCATCGACGGGAGTCTCAGGCGCCTGGGCACCGACTACCTGGACATCTACTTCGCGCACCGTTACGACCCGGACGTGCCCATGGAGGAAATCGTGATGGCCTTCGATCAGGTCATCCGCGACGGTAAGGCGCTGTACTGGGGCACCAGCATGTGGCCGGCGGCCCGCATCGCCCAGGCGGTGGAGTTCGCGCGGGCACACGGCTTCCACGCGCCCGTGACCGAGCAGCCCGAGTACAGCATGATCCGCCGCGACCGTGTGGAACAGGAAATCCTGCCCTACACCGAGGGCGCGGGCATCGGCCTGGTGGTCTGGAGCCCGCTGGCCATGGGCCTGCTGACCGGCAAGTACGACAACGGCAAACCCGAGGGTGCGCGCCTGACCGAGAAGGAAAACTGGGGCAACAATTTCCTGACCGAGGAGAACATCCAGAAAGTCCGCGACCTGAAACCCATCGCCGACGATCTGGGGATTACCCGCGCCCAGCTGGCGCTGGCCTGGCTGCTGCGGCAGAAGGGCGTGAGCAGCGTCATCACCGGCGCGACCAAGGTCAGCCAGATCGAGGACACCGTTAAGGCCGCCGGCGTGCGCCTGAGCGATGACGTGCAGCGCCGCATCGAGGAAATCCTGAAACCAGTTTGA
- the mqnB gene encoding futalosine hydrolase yields MNVLIVVATPAEAEALHVPNARSVARVVVSGVGATAAALATWQALTAQPCDLVVSAGIAGAYPGSGLQAGDLAVSSRIVQADLGAQDGPHFLPLAQLNLSVFPDRSQGADFEVWSEAQRFAHAAGAACGPLLTLNTVTGAHARAEELTRLYPGALTEGMEGAGVAHAATLLGVPALELRGVSNPVGPRDRHAWRIREALDAARHGLSVLLN; encoded by the coding sequence GTGAACGTCCTGATTGTCGTTGCTACGCCCGCGGAAGCCGAGGCCCTGCACGTTCCTAACGCCCGCTCTGTGGCCCGCGTGGTGGTGAGTGGCGTGGGAGCCACTGCGGCGGCCCTGGCGACCTGGCAGGCCCTGACCGCGCAGCCGTGCGACCTGGTGGTCAGTGCGGGCATCGCCGGGGCCTATCCGGGCAGCGGGCTGCAAGCGGGCGACCTGGCAGTGTCCAGCCGCATCGTCCAGGCGGATCTGGGCGCCCAGGACGGCCCACACTTTCTGCCGCTGGCGCAACTGAACCTCTCGGTTTTTCCGGATCGTTCGCAGGGCGCGGATTTTGAGGTGTGGTCGGAGGCGCAGCGCTTCGCCCACGCCGCGGGTGCCGCCTGCGGCCCCCTGCTGACGCTGAACACTGTGACCGGTGCGCACGCCAGGGCCGAGGAACTCACGCGCCTGTACCCCGGCGCACTCACCGAGGGCATGGAGGGCGCCGGCGTCGCCCACGCCGCCACGCTGCTGGGTGTTCCGGCCCTGGAGCTGCGCGGTGTCAGTAACCCCGTCGGCCCACGCGACCGCCACGCCTGGCGCATCCGCGAGGCGCTGGACGCGGCCCGGCACGGCCTCAGCGTCTTGCTGAACTGA
- a CDS encoding tetratricopeptide repeat protein, giving the protein MKRTLLILTALLGSAALAQTQSAAQNLFDDGKWQEATAAALAMNNATGYALAAEYTTAGAGLVAANQKNPLFSKAQEYARKAIALDPNNAEAYFELARAQGRLAQTKNPLEQLGLAKEMKANLDKAIKLNPKLAGAYVAVGLWNATLDAGGLKGAIAKSQTGANRSQVVPNFEKAIALEPDNITHRLEFANAYMLMGNKTAARAQAEKAVTMKADGYWGKLDLAASQALLAKLK; this is encoded by the coding sequence ATGAAACGAACCCTGCTTATCCTGACGGCCCTGCTCGGCAGCGCAGCCCTGGCCCAGACCCAGTCCGCCGCCCAGAACCTGTTCGATGACGGCAAGTGGCAGGAAGCCACCGCCGCTGCCCTGGCCATGAACAATGCCACCGGCTACGCGCTGGCCGCCGAGTACACCACCGCCGGAGCCGGCCTGGTCGCCGCCAACCAGAAAAACCCACTTTTCAGCAAGGCGCAGGAATACGCCCGCAAAGCCATTGCCCTCGACCCCAACAACGCCGAGGCGTACTTCGAGCTGGCCCGCGCTCAGGGCCGCCTGGCCCAGACCAAGAACCCGCTGGAGCAACTTGGACTGGCGAAGGAAATGAAAGCCAACCTGGACAAAGCCATCAAGTTGAACCCGAAACTGGCCGGCGCTTACGTGGCCGTGGGACTGTGGAACGCCACGCTGGACGCGGGCGGCCTCAAGGGAGCGATTGCGAAAAGCCAGACGGGCGCGAACCGTTCGCAGGTGGTTCCCAACTTCGAGAAAGCCATTGCGCTGGAACCCGACAACATCACGCACCGCCTGGAGTTTGCCAATGCCTACATGCTGATGGGCAACAAAACCGCTGCCAGAGCCCAGGCCGAAAAAGCCGTGACCATGAAAGCCGACGGGTACTGGGGCAAACTTGACCTGGCTGCCTCACAGGCCCTGCTGGCGAAACTGAAGTGA
- a CDS encoding RNA-guided endonuclease InsQ/TnpB family protein, translating to MLKAFRYRLCPTTTQEAALQGQLRLCRNLYNCALQERRDAYRKAGKTVTGYDQMKHLTEIKAALPEYKGVYSQVLQDVLKRLDKAFQGFFRRVKAGQTPGYPRFQGRDRYDSICYPQSGFSVSEKTAYFSKIGNIRIRLHRPLEGKVKTATITRDCGEWYVSYVCEVEAQPLPETGSSVGVDVGTTYFCITSDGEFVENPRHFQTAMKKLRVAQRAVSRKRNKRSNRRRKAVQRVAKLHRKVSRQRLDFHHKTALKLVRENDLIAHEDLNVGGMGRGSLARSIHDVGWGQFFSLLSQKAEWAARKVVRVDPRYTSQRCNACGHTCRENRASQSRFRCVACGHQENADLNAARNILGRAAPSGINVAVVNASVA from the coding sequence ATGCTGAAGGCATTTCGCTACCGTCTTTGCCCCACGACGACCCAGGAAGCCGCGCTGCAAGGACAGTTGCGTCTCTGCCGCAACCTGTACAACTGCGCCCTTCAGGAGCGCCGGGACGCCTATCGCAAGGCCGGGAAGACCGTGACCGGGTACGACCAGATGAAGCACCTGACCGAAATCAAGGCCGCGCTGCCGGAGTACAAGGGGGTCTACTCCCAGGTGCTTCAGGACGTTCTCAAGCGGCTGGACAAGGCGTTTCAGGGTTTCTTCCGGCGCGTGAAGGCGGGGCAAACCCCCGGCTATCCGCGCTTCCAGGGGCGGGACAGGTACGATTCAATCTGCTACCCGCAGTCGGGCTTCAGTGTCTCCGAGAAGACCGCGTACTTCTCGAAAATCGGCAACATCCGAATCCGGTTGCACCGCCCGCTGGAAGGCAAGGTCAAGACGGCCACCATCACGCGGGATTGCGGCGAGTGGTACGTGTCCTACGTCTGCGAGGTGGAAGCCCAGCCGCTTCCCGAAACGGGAAGCTCGGTGGGTGTGGACGTGGGGACGACCTATTTCTGCATCACCTCCGATGGGGAGTTCGTGGAGAATCCCCGGCATTTCCAGACCGCCATGAAGAAGCTCCGGGTCGCTCAGCGTGCGGTGTCTCGCAAGCGGAACAAGCGCAGCAACCGCAGGCGGAAAGCCGTTCAGCGGGTTGCCAAGCTGCACCGCAAGGTCAGCCGTCAGCGGTTGGACTTCCATCACAAGACCGCTCTCAAGCTCGTCAGAGAGAACGACTTGATAGCTCACGAAGACCTCAACGTCGGCGGGATGGGGCGGGGCAGCTTGGCCCGCAGCATTCACGATGTGGGCTGGGGTCAATTCTTTTCTCTCCTTTCCCAGAAGGCAGAATGGGCCGCTCGGAAAGTTGTTCGCGTAGACCCCCGGTACACCTCTCAGCGGTGCAACGCCTGCGGGCACACCTGCCGGGAGAACCGGGCGAGTCAGTCGCGCTTTCGATGTGTCGCCTGCGGGCATCAGGAGAACGCCGACCTGAACGCAGCGCGGAACATCCTGGGGCGGGCCGCCCCTTCAGGCATCAACGTAGCGGTAGTGAACGCAAGCGTTGCCTGA
- the tnpA gene encoding IS200/IS605 family transposase, with amino-acid sequence MPTPYLHKNTSVSLLRYHFVWCPKRRRKVLTGNVALRLKELLEEKTAELGWSIVALEIMPDHVHLFLGTDPDVSPTQVMHALKGYTSRILRQEFPKLQTMPSLWTRSYWVSTAGNVSAEVIEKYIAEQKTRD; translated from the coding sequence GTGCCGACGCCCTATCTTCACAAGAACACGTCCGTGTCGCTCCTGCGATACCACTTCGTGTGGTGCCCGAAGCGGCGTCGGAAGGTGCTGACTGGGAATGTGGCGCTGAGGCTCAAGGAACTGCTGGAAGAGAAGACCGCCGAACTGGGGTGGAGCATCGTCGCGCTGGAAATCATGCCCGACCACGTTCACCTGTTCCTCGGCACCGACCCGGACGTGTCGCCTACTCAGGTGATGCACGCCCTCAAGGGATACACGTCGCGGATTCTCCGGCAGGAGTTCCCGAAGCTGCAAACCATGCCGTCTTTGTGGACGCGCTCCTACTGGGTCAGCACGGCGGGGAACGTCAGCGCGGAAGTCATCGAGAAGTACATCGCGGAACAGAAGACGAGGGACTGA